Proteins from one Triticum aestivum cultivar Chinese Spring chromosome 7A, IWGSC CS RefSeq v2.1, whole genome shotgun sequence genomic window:
- the LOC123153390 gene encoding probable carbohydrate esterase At4g34215: MEPAAATMLPRALPILLLLAAAVTVSVERAPTLVFILAGQSNMGGRGGATVGNHWDGVVPPECAPSPRTLRLSPSFRWEEAREPLHAGMDVGNVVGVGPGMLFAHALLRAPACPRGAVVGLVPCAQGGTPIANWSRGSEMYERMVTRARFASAGAGRIAALLWFQGEADAMRREDALAYAGRMEAFVRDVRRDLAMPNLLVIQVGIATAQNQGKWLDLVRKQQRAVRMPNLKYVDAMGLPLANDITHLTTQAQVRLGKMLADAYIATL; encoded by the exons ATGGAGCCAGCGGCGGCGACAATGCTCCCGCGAGCACTACCCATTCTGCTGCTGCTTGCAGCGGCCGTGACGGTGAGCGTGGAGAGGGCGCCGACGCTGGTGTTCATCCTGGCGGGGCAGTCCAACatggggggccggggcggcgccaCGGTGGGCAACCATTGGGACGGCGTGGTGCCGCCTGAGTGCGCGCCGTCACCGCGCACCCTCCGCCTCTCCCCGTCGTTCCGCTGGGAGGAGGCCCGCGAGCCGCTGCACGCCGGCATGGACGTCGGCAACGTGGTGGGCGTGGGCCCCGGGATGCTGTTCGCGCACGCGCTGCTCCGGGCGCCGGCCTGCCCCAGGGGCGCCGTCGTGGGGCTCGTCCCCTGCGCGCAGGGCGGCACGCCCATCGCCAACTGGTCCCGCGGCTCGGAAATGTACGAGCGGATGGTGACCCGCGCCCGCTTCGCCAGCGCAGGGGCCGGCAGGATCGCCGCCTTGCTGTGGTTCCAGGGGGAGGCCGACGCCATGCGGCGCGAGGACGCGCTGGCCTACGCCGGGAGGATGGAGGCGTTTGTCCGGGACGTCCGCCGGGACCTCGCCATGCCCAACCTCCTCGTCATCCAG GTTGGGATCGCGACGGCGCAGAATCAGGGGAAGTGGCTGGACCTGGTGCGGAAGCAGCAGAGGGCGGTGCGGATGCCGAACCTCAAGTACGTGGACGCCATGGGTCTCCCCCTTGCCAACGACATCACACACCTCACCACCCAGGCGCAGGTCCGGCTCGGCAAGATGCTCGCCGACGCGTACATCGCCACGCTCTGA